From one Rhodamnia argentea isolate NSW1041297 chromosome 1, ASM2092103v1, whole genome shotgun sequence genomic stretch:
- the LOC115756705 gene encoding piezo-type mechanosensitive ion channel homolog isoform X1 codes for MGSFISGVLLPLLLLAAALINWSLICLADLIAFLVFQFNVSKLGFRRHGPPWLLWSIIVFSILVMVCESIFLIVWAIHGGRWSEADASWAKLFGLLIVHSWKNPSAIYFLALHLLAVVVAFLQINWNRFGQIVSPDSCWGSFVSVIQHLGSRLRIAFCLVLPAVQLVVGISYPSWISLPFFVGSCVSLVDWSLSSNFLGLFRWWRALQIYAGFNIVLLYVYQLPVDFSEISNWIADFIGLYKISTSTEWPKICSGLSLVLFYMMLSHVKCNLEEMDLILSSNESSLTEHLLPSNSFFIRESRSGVRHTNVLLRGSVFRTFSINFFTYGFPVSLFALSFWSFHFASICAFGLLAYVGYIVYAFPSLFRLHRLNGLLLVFILLWAVATYVFNVAFAFLKGKLGKDMDIWEMVGLWHYPVPGFFLLAQFCLGVLVALGNLVNNSVFLSLSDEYGQHPNDDSYGEVEDTKVLIVATVAWGLRKCSRAIMLALIFLIAMKPGFIHAVYVIFFLMYLLSHEIGRKIRQSLILLCEAHFALLYILRIGLIFRTLEDTSSLGMQILSQLGLLDRDSSWDFLEIALLACFCAIHNHGFDMLFSFSAVVQHSPSTPIGFGILKAGLSKSVLLSVYASRNARCTQGNASSERRIALFLGAIGQKFLSVYRSCGTYIAFLTILLTVYLVTPNYISFGYILLLLCWIIGRQLVERTRRHLWFPLKAYAIAVFIFIYSLSNFSTFEMWMSGLIDLQFYLAYNSEASLWQNIWQSLAILIVMQLYSYERRQSKYIQSDDSELMESGALGFMKRLLIWHSDKIVYIAVFYASLSPISLFGFLYLLGLVICSILPKASRIPSKLFLLYTGILVMAEYLFQMLGAQAGMFPGQKNFSLASFLGFKLFQSGFWGLELGLRGKVLVISACTLQYNVFRWLQKVPTHFLSKDRTNEPCPLFVSAEEVFTDISNSNGESKPPADSPAIPCEGEGVRINFSSSASGFSQASSNIPKAGGSGGGSARKYSFGYIWGSTNESHKWNKKRIITMRRERFETQMTIFIVYIKFWMENLFNLFGLEINMVALLLACFALLNAISMLYIALLAACILLNRNVIRKLWPTLVFLLASILVLEYFVIWKSTLFANPQTSSEAEVHCNDCSQSSSSHLQYCESCWLGLTIDDSRVLISYFIVFMLACLKLRADHRSSFSGSYTYREVMSQRKNIFVWRDLSFETKSMWTVLDYLRLYCYCHLLDLVLALVLITGTLEYDILHLGYLAFALVFFRMRLTILKKRNRNFKFLRMYNFAVIVLSLAYQSPFVGDFCAKKCKTVNYIFEVIGFHKYDYGFRITARSALVEIIIFILVSVQSYMFSSQEFDYVFRYLEAEQIGTIVSEQEKKAAWKTAQLQYIRESEEKKRQRNMQVEKMKSEMLNLQIQLHSGISTANCDSTSPSSEGLRRRRSSLISNKDSGMWDKENSLLRRQDHAVSEESVFPFEFYDSPASMNAESPLVMNSADHSLEFSHCEITEAEEDGGGSLYDSDKREKVRGQAKDNPIVSAVQLLGDGVSQVQSIGNQAVSSLVTFLNIKPEDMDANEPTAQEDGKYEEMESQNLGFTDLNRSSSLPSDKSVDAASLQLGRILFHIWSQMQSNNDIVCYCCFVLVFLWNFSLLSMAYLAALFLYALCVNTGPTYIFWVIMLIYTEVYILLQYLYQIIVHHHIWTADSGLLHELGFPEHKMTSFFVIGILPLFLVYLFTLIQSSITAKDGEWTSSSEVNYRRVNALCRKEVAVRDSLSKKAEELLCHMINMVKMTIRNFFWYWKSLIRGAESPPYFVQVPMDVGLWPDDGIQPERIESGINQLLRIVHNERCTDRNPNLCPFSSRVHVQSIERSKEKMNIALAVFEVTYASPPTECASAEWYRSLTPASDVAKEIMLAQQSGFVEEMGFPYSILSVIGGGKREIDLYAYIFGADLTVFFLVAIFYQSVIKNKSEFLDVSQLEDQFPKEFVFILMIIFFMIVVDRVIYLCSYAVWKVIFYLFSLILFTYSVTEYAWRLGPSQQQAGVLALCAIYVAKSVSLSLQAIQVRYGIPHQSTLYRQFLTSRVARVNYLGYRLYRALPFLYELRCVLDWSCTTTSLTMYDWLKLEDIYASLYLVKCDAVLNRAKHKQGAKQTKMTKCCSGICLFFILIFVIWTPMLMYSSGNPTNIANPIKDASVQIDIKTIRGRLTLYQTTLCEKLQWFELNTDVDLDPEGYLDTFDKNDIQLICCQADATELWLVPNVVQSGFSKSLEHDVDMGISFTWVLTRNRPKGKELVKYERPVDHQDLPNRANIQKVLNGSSNSFRIYNIYPRYFRVTGSGEVRPLEQEVNAVSADLVLNRAERQWWSFHDINSSDVSGCGGLKGPMAIIVSEETPPQGILGDTLSKFSIWGLYITFVLAVGRFIRLQCADLRMRIPYENLPSCDRLMAICEDIYAARAEGELGVEEVLYWTLVKIYRSPHMLLEYTKPD; via the exons atgGGGAGCTTCATTTCTGGAGTCTTGTTGCCTCTGCTGCTTTTGGCAG CTGCTTTAATCAACTGGAGTTTGATATGTCTGGCAGATTTGATTGCATTCCTCGTGTTTCAGTTTAACGTGTCCAAATTGG GCTTTCGTCGTCATGGGCCTCCCTGGTTGTTGTGGTCCATCATTGTGTTTTCCATACTTGTAATGGTCTGTGAATCAATATTTCTTATTGTATGGGCTATTCATGGGGGAAGATGGAGCGAAGCGGATGCTTCATGGGCTAAGCTTTTTGGACTCCTAAT AGTCCACTCCTGGAAAAATCCCTCAGCAATTTACTTTTTGGCATTACACCTTTTAGCAGTTGTTGTTGCTTTTCTCCAAATCAACTGGAATAGGTTTGGTCAAATTGTATCACCAGATTCGTGTTGGGGGAGCTTTGTGTCTGTTATTCAACATTTGG GTTCCCGACTGAGGATTGCTTTCTGTTTGGTGTTGCCTGCTGTCCAGCTTGTTGTGGGAATCAGCTACCCTTCATGGATTTCTCTGCCATTTTTTGTGGGCAGCTGTGTCAGCCTTGTAGATTGGTCTCTAAGTAGCAACTTTCTTGGTCTATTCAG GTGGTGGAGGGCACTTCAGATTTATGCAGGATTCAACATTGTTCTGCTTTATGTGTATCAGCTCCCCGTGGACTTCTCGGAGATATCAAATTGGATAGCTGACTTCATTGGTTTATATAAAATATCCACTTCTACTGAGTGGCCAAAGATTTGTTCTGGTCTTTCCCTTGTTCTTTTCTATATGATG CTATCCCATGTCAAATGTAATTTAGAGGAGATGGATCTCATTCTATCATCAAATGAGAGTAGTTTGACAGAGCACCTTCTTCCttccaattcattttttatCCGTGAGTCGAG ATCTGGCGTGAGACATACCAATGTGTTATTGAGGGGATCAGTTTTTCGAACCTTCAGTATCAATTTTTTCACATACGGTTTCCCG GTCTCCTTATTTGCCCTCTCATTTTGGAGTTTCCATTTTGCCAGCATATGTGCCTTCGGCTTACTTGCATATGTTGGGTACATTGTTTATGCCTTCCCTTCTTTGTTTCGATTGCATCGATTAAATGGGCTTCTGCTGGTCTTCATTCTCCTATGGGCTGTGGCTACATACGTATTCAACGTAGCATTTGCCTTCTTGAAGGGGAAGCTTGGGAAG GACATGGATATCTGGGAGATGGTTGGTTTATGGCATTATCCAGTTCCTGGATTCTTTCTTCTTGCTCAATTCTGTCTCGGAGTTTTAGTCGCCTTGGGAAATCTTGTGAACAACTCCGTTTTCCTCAGCTTATCTGATGAGTATGGGCAACATCCAAATGACGACTCTTATGGAGAAG TAGAGGATACCAAGGTATTGATTGTGGCTACTGTTGCTTGGGGACTACGAAAATGCTCACGGGCTATCATGTTGGCTTTGATATTTCTGATAGCAATGAAACCTGGCTTCATCCATGCTGTGTATG TGATATTTTTTCTGATGTATCTATTGAGCCATGAGATCGGCAGAAAGATACGACAATCCCTAATTCTCCTTTGTGAGGCTCATTTTGCTCTGCTTTACATTCTTCGGATTGGTTTGATTTTTAGAACTTTAGAGGATACATCCTCATTGGGCATGCAAATTCTTTCCCAGTTAG GTCTTCTGGATCGTGACAGTTCCTGGGACTTCCTAGAAATTGCTCTGCTTGCTTGCTTCTGTGCAATCCATAATCATGGTTTCGATATGCTATTTTCCTTCTCAGCAGTTGTGCAACATTCGCCTAGCACCCCAATTGGATTTGGGATTTTGAAAGCTGGTCTGAGCAAATCAGTTTTGCTGTCTGTGTATGCTTCTCGAAACGCTAGATGCACCCAAGGAAACGCTTCCTCTG AGAGAAGGATCGCATTGTTTCTCGGTGCAATTGGGCAGAAGTTTCTATCTGTATATCGCTCATGTGGCACGTATATTGCTTTTTTGACAATCCTCCTAACAGTTTACTTGGTGACACCCAACTACATATCGTTTGGCTACATTTTGCTCCTCCTATGTTGGATTATAGGAAGACAACTTGTTGAAAGGACAAGAAGACACCTTTGGTTTCCGTTAAAAGCATATGCAATCGCTGTGTTTATCTTCATATACAGCTTGAGCAATTTCTCCACCTTTGAGATGTGGATGTCAGGGTTGATCGATCTTCAGTTTTATTTGGCCTACAACTCTGAAGCTTCGCTATGGCAGAATATTTGGCAGTCTCTTGCAATCCTGATTGTGATGCAGCTTTACAGCTATGAGAGGAGACAGAGCAAGTATATCCAATCTGATGACTCCGAACTTATGGAATCTGGTGCACTTGGATTTATGAAGAGGCTCCTCATTTGGCACAGTGACAAGATAGTGTATATAGCAGTGTTCTATGCATCTTTGTCACCAATTAGTCTCTTTGGCTTCCTTTATCTGCTTGGTCTTGTCATATGTTCCATTTTACCTAAAGCATCTCGAATCCCATCGAAGTTATTCCTTCTTTATACAGGAATTTTGGTGATGGCAGAGTATCTATTTCAGATGTTGGGTGCCCAGGCAGGAATGTTTCCTGGACAAAAGAACTTTAGTTTAGCCAGTTTCTTGGGTTTTAAGTTATTTCAGTCAGGCTTTTGGGGTCTAGAATTGGGTTTGAGGGGAAAAGTGCTGGTGATATCTGCTTGTACCCTTCAATACAATGTCTTCCGTTGGTTGCAAAAGGTGCCAACTCACTTTTTGAGCAAAGATCGTACCAACGAACCTTGCCCTTTGTTTGTATCAGCAGAAGAGGTGTTTACGGATATTTCTAATTCAAATGGGGAAAGCAAGCCACCTGCAGATTCTCCTGCAATTCCTTGTGAAGGGGAGGGCGTGAGAATCAATTTTTCTTCCTCAGCTTCTGGTTTTTCTCAAGCATCAAGTAATATACCCAAAGCAGGAGGCTCGGGGGGTGGCAGTGCCAGAAAATATTCCTTCGGATATATCTGGGGAAGCACCAACGAAAGCCACAAATGGAACAAGAAAAGGATTATCACCATGAGAAGGGAGAGATTTGAAACACAGATGACAATCTTCATAGTCTATATAAAGTTTTGGATGGAGAACTTGTTTAACCTCTTTGGCCTCGAGATAAACATGGTGGCCTTGCTCCTTGCCTGCTTTGCTTTATTAAATGCCATTTCTATGCTATATATTGCACTTCTTGCTGCTTGCATACTTCTAAATCGCAATGTCATTCGCAAATTATGGCCGACACTTGTCTTTTTGCTTGCTTCCATTCTTGTCCTTGAATACTTTGTCATTTGGAAGAGCACACTGTTTGCCAATCCACAGACATCAAGCGAGGCTGAGGTACATTGCAACGATTGCTCGCAAAGTTCAAGCTCACATTTGCAGTACTGTGAAAGTTGTTGGTTAG GTCTTACCATTGATGATTCTCGTGTCCTGATCAGTTACTTCATTGTCTTCATGCTTGCTTGTTTAAAACTTCGTGCCGATCACAGGTCCAGCTTTTCAGGGTCCTATACTTACAGAGAAGTGATGTCTCAACGCAAAAACATATTTGTATGGAGAGACCTTTCATTTGAAACTAAGAGCATGTGGACAGTTCTCGACTACCTGAGGCTATATTGTTATTGCCATCTGTTGGATCTTGTGCTTGCTTTAGTTTTAATTACCGGGACCCTGGAGTATGATATCTTGCATCTTGGATATCTTGCCTTTGCTCTGGTTTTCTTTCGGATGAGACTCACAATattgaagaagagaaacagGAATTTCAAGTTCTTGCGGATGTATAACTTTGCAGTTATTGTTCTATCTCTTGCATATCAATCTCCTTTTGTTGGAGATTTTTGTGCCAAAAAATGCAAGACAGTCAATTATATATTTGAGGTGATTGGTTTTCACAAGTACGATTATGGTTTCCGCATCACTGCAAGATCTGCACTGGTTGAGATTATTATCTTCATTCTTGTGTCAGTGCAATCATATATGTTTTCTTCCCAAGAATTCGACTATGTCTTCCGATATCTTGAAGCAGAGCAAATTGGTACCATCGTAAGTGAACAAGAGAAGAAAGCTGCATGGAAGACTGCTCAGCTACAGTATATTCGCGAATCTGAGGAAAAGAAACGCCAGAGAAACATGCAAGTGGAGAAAATGAAATCTGAGATGCTCAACCTGCAAATTCAACTTCATAGTGGAATCTCCACTGCAAACTGTGACAGCACTTCTCCAAGTAGCGAAGGGCTCCGGAGGAGAAGGAGCTctttaatttcaaataaagattctGGGATGTGGGATAAAGAGAATAGCTTGCTGAGAAGACAAGATCATGCTGTCAGCGAGGAGTCTGTATTTCCTTTCGAATTTTATGATTCTCCTGCTAGTATGAATGCTGAAAGTCCTCTTGTAATGAATTCAGCAGATCATTCATTGGAGTTTTCCCATTGCGAGATCACTGAGGCCGAGGAGGATGGTGGAGGTTCTTTATATGATTcagataagagagagaaagtcagAGGTCAAGCTAAGGATAACCCTATAGTTTCTGCTGTACAGCTTTTAGGAGATGGTGTTTCCCAGGTCCAATCTATTGGAAACCAGGCGGTTAGTTCTCTCGTTACCTTCCTGAACATCAAGCCAGAAGATATGGATGCCAATGAACCCACAGCACAAGAAGATGGGAAGTATGAAGAGATGGAAAGCCAAAACCTGGGATTTACGGATTTGAATCGTTCTTCATCTCTGCCATCTGATAAGAGTGTCGATGCTGCAAGTCTTCAACTAGGGAGGATATTATTTCATATATGGTCCCAGATGCAGTCCAATAACGATATCGTGTGTTACTGTTGCTTTGTTCTGGTCTTCCTGTGGAACTTCAGCCTGCTGTCAATGGCGTATCTTGCTGCACTCTTTTTGTATGCCCTTTGTGTAAATACCGGTCCCACTTATATTTTCTGGGTCATAATGTTGATCTACACAGAAGTTTATATTTTACTTCAATATCTTTACCAAATTATTGTCCACCACCATATTTGGACTGCTGATTCGGGCCTCCTTCATGAGTTGGGATTTCCTGAACATAAAATGACATCTTTCTTTGTTATTGGGATACTGCCACTGTTTCTTGTCTACCTATTTACCCTTATACAGAGCTCAATAACTGCAAAGGATGGTGAATGGACGTCGTCCAGTGAAGTAAATTACCGTAGAGTGAATGCTCTGTGCAGAAAAGAGGTCGCGGTCAGGGATAGCTTGAGCAAGAAAGCTGAAGAGCTGCTATGCCACATGATAAACATGGTTAAAATGACAATCAGAAACTTCTTTTGGTACTGGAAGTCGCTGATACGGGGAGCAGAATCTCCACCTTACTTTGTTCAGGTGCCCATGGATGTTGGTTTGTGGCCTGATGATGGGATTCAGCCAGAGAGAATAGAATCTGGAATAAACCAATTGCTGAGAATTGTTCACAATGAGAGATGCACAGATAGAAATCCTAATCTTTGCCCATTTTCCAGTAGGGTTCACGTTCAAAGCATtgaaagaagcaaagaaaagatgaatatAGCTTTGGCGGTTTTTGAGGTGACATATGCCTCACCTCCGACCGAGTGTGCTTCAGCAGAATGGTACAGGTCATTAACTCCTGCAAGTGATGTAGCAAAAGAGATCATGCTTGCACAGCAATCTGGATTTGTTGAAGAAATGGGATTCCCTTATAGCATACTTTCTGTAATAGGAGGTGGCAAAAGAGAAATTGATCTGTATGCCTACATTTTTGGTGCAGATCTGactgttttctttttggtggcaattttttatcaatctgttataaaaaataaaagtgagttTCTTGATGTATCTCAGCTCGAAGATCAATTTCCAAAGGAATTTGTCTTTATACTGATG ATAATCTTCTTCATGATCGTGGTTGACCGCGTAATTTACCTTTGTTCCTATGCAGTGTGGAAAGtgatcttttatctttttagtCTCATTCTTTTCACATACTCAGTAACTGAGTATGCCTGGCGCTTGGGGCCTTCCCAGCAACAAGCTGGAGTTTTAGCTCTCTGTGCTATATATGTAGCAAAATCTGTTTCTTTGTCACTGCAAGCCATACAAGTACGCTATGGCATTCCTCATCAAAGCACCTTGTATCGACAGTTTTTGACCAGTCGAGTCGCTCGGGTCAATTACTTAGGCTATCGGCTGTACCGTGCTTTGCCATTCCTTTATGAGTTAAGATGTGTGCTGGACTGGTCATGCACAACCACATCCTTGACAATGTACGACTGGCTAAAG TTGGAGGACATTTATGCGAGCCTGTACCTGGTCAAGTGTGATGCAGTCTTAAATAGAGCCAAGCACAAACAAGGAGCGAAACAGACCAAAATGACCAAATGTTGCAGTGGCATCTGTCTATTTTTCATATTGATATTTGTTATCTGGACCCCAATGCTG ATGTACAGCAGTGGTAACCCGACTAATATTGCAAATCCCATCAAAGATGCCAGCGTTCAGATTGATATCAAGACCATCCGTGGAAGGTTAACTTTGTATCAAACCACTCTATGTGAGAAGCTCCAATGGTTCGAGCTCAACACTGATGTTGATCTAGATCCTGAAGGTTACTTGGATACCTTTGATAAGAATGATATCCAATTGATATGCTGCCAAGCTGATGCAACCGAGTTGTGGCTTGTCCCCAATGTGGTTCAGTCTGGATTTTCCAAGTCCCTTGAACATGATGTGGACATGGGTATATCGTTTACCTGGGTACTTACTAGGAACCGACCCAAAGGAAAGGAACTTGTCAAGTACGAGAGACCTGTCGATCATCAGGATCTTCCAAATAGAGCAAATATCCAAAAGGTCCTCAATGGCTCCAGCAACAGCTTTAGGATATATAATATCTATCCAAGGTACTTCCGTGTCACAGGTTCCGGCGAAGTCAGACCTCTTGAACAGGAG GTTAATGCTGTTAGTGCAGACCTTGTCCTGAATCGTGCTGAACGGCAGTGGTGGTCCTTCCATGATATAAACTCATCAGATGTCAGTGGATGTGGAGGATTGAAGGGACCAATGGCAATTATAGTGTCTGAAGAAACGCCCCCCC AGGGCATACTTGGTGACACGCTTAGCAAGTTTAGCATCTGGGGCCTCTATATTACTTTTGTGCTGGCTGTCGGTCGCTTTATCAGACTTCAGTGTGCTGACTTGAGAATGAGAATACCCTATGAAAATCTACCTTCCTGTGACAG GTTGATGGCAATTTGCGAGGATATATATGCTGCAAGAGCAGAAGGTGAACTTGGAGTAGAGGAGGTCCTTTACTGGACGTTAGTGAAGATTTACCGGTCCCCACACATGCTTCTTGAGTACACCAAACCTGACTAG